The following are encoded in a window of Salinibacter ruber DSM 13855 genomic DNA:
- a CDS encoding polysaccharide deacetylase family protein — protein sequence MRFLIPYLATHGLRPFHRFVPDLLWRVEAAAKTAYLTFDDGPTEELTDDLLDLLAQYDAQATHFLVGQNADRHPGRARAIARAGHLVGNHTYTHVDPWSVPHEQLQSEVARTTRRLQSLTQTRLRALRPPYGHPTQGLRRWCAAQNQRMVMWDVMPGDYLKTARAQRVAHFVVRHVRPGSVIVLHDNPVCEDVTLPALETILRTLSAEGWTFDAL from the coding sequence ATGCGCTTCCTCATTCCCTACCTGGCCACCCACGGCCTGCGCCCGTTCCACCGCTTCGTTCCGGACCTCCTCTGGCGGGTCGAGGCGGCGGCCAAGACCGCGTACCTCACCTTCGACGACGGCCCGACCGAGGAGCTCACGGACGACCTGCTCGACCTGCTCGCGCAGTACGACGCGCAGGCCACCCACTTCCTCGTCGGCCAGAACGCGGACCGGCATCCGGGCCGTGCCCGCGCCATTGCCCGGGCCGGGCACCTCGTCGGCAACCACACCTATACCCATGTCGACCCCTGGTCCGTGCCCCACGAGCAGCTGCAGAGTGAGGTTGCCCGCACCACGCGGCGGCTGCAGTCCCTCACGCAAACCCGGCTCCGGGCGCTCCGCCCGCCCTACGGCCACCCCACGCAGGGGCTCCGCCGGTGGTGCGCGGCCCAGAACCAGCGGATGGTGATGTGGGACGTGATGCCGGGCGACTACCTGAAGACCGCCCGGGCCCAGCGGGTGGCCCACTTCGTGGTGCGCCACGTGCGCCCCGGCTCCGTCATTGTCCTCCACGACAATCCCGTCTGCGAGGACGTCACCCTCCCGGCCCTGGAGACCATTCTCCGCACGCTTTCCGCCGAGGGCTGGACGTTTGACGCGCTTTAA